The window CCAAGTATACAAGTTACTATTTCCGTGATCTTCCAGAAGGAAGTTACACATACGAAGTAACCTCTACGAGCGAACGATTTGGCGAGTCCAGCGAGGTAGCAACGTTAACGTTTGATGTTGTCTATCCTGAAATGCAGAAACCAATAAATTTAAAGCATGTAATTCGTAATGGAAATGACGTTATATTGGGCTGGGATGAGGTAGAATACGCAGATGCTTACAAAATCTATCATGTAGAAGAAGGAATAAAAACTCTTCTTGAGGAACGGGAAGCAAAATATACAAATTACTATATTAAAGCTTTGCCCGAGGGAAATTACACCTACGAGGTTACAGCTATAAGTGATCGTTTTGGCGAGTCAAATGGTGCTATTGAAGAAGTGAGCATTGATTTTCCAGAGGTAGAAGCACCAGAATTAATGTTGAAATCTGTAACAGATAATAATGCACTATTATCTTGGGATGAGATTAATAATATTAACGAGTATTACGTTTATGAAGTCATTAATGAAGAACTACACCTTATTGATACTACTGATCGTACGTCTTATTATGTAAAAGACATAGAGGATGGTACACATCAATATGTTGTGACTGCAGTACATTCACGCTTTGGGGAATCTAAGAATTCGAACACAGTAGAAGTTGAAATCATTAGTGACATTACTCCTCCTGTAACAGAATCTAACATTACAGAAGAGTGGTTAAATGATCAATTTATGGTGGATTTAACCGCTACTGATGATAAAAGTGGTGTAGACAAGACATTCTACTCAGTAAACGGTTCTGAATTTAAAGAAGGAACAAGCTTTGTTGTAACAGAAGAAGGAGTTAACGAAGTATCTTTCTATAGTGTAGACAAAGCCGGAAACGTAGAAGACGCAAATACAGTGGAGNNNNNNNNNNNNNNNNNNNNNNNNNNNNNNNNNNNNNNNNNNNNNNNNNNNNNNNNNNNNNNNNNNNNNNNNNNNNNNNNNNNNNNNNNNNNNNNNNNNNACGGTAGAACTAACAGCAACAGACAACTTAAGTGGAGTTGAGAAAACATACTACTCAGTAAACGGTTCTGAATTTAAAGAAGGAACAAGCTTTGTTGTAACAGAAGAAGGAGTTAACGAAGTATCTTTCTATAGTGTAGACAAAGCCGGAAACGTAGAAGACGCAAATACAGTGGAGGTAATGTTAGATAAGACACCTCCAGTAACAGAATCTAATGTGACGGACGAGTGGTTGAAAGATGACTTTACGGTAGAACTAACAGCAACAGACAACTTAAGTGGAGTTGAGAAAACATACTACTCAGTAAACGGTTCTGAATTTAAAGAAGGAACAAGCTTTGTTGTAACAGAAGAAGGAGTTAACGAAGTATCTTACTACAGCGTAGATAAAGCTGGAAATGTTGAAGAAGCAAACTCAGTGGAAGTGAAAATTGATAAAACAGCACCAGTTGTAATTGATGGATTTGAGGAAGAATATGAACTTGGGCAAGACATTAAACTAACATACTTTGCCTTTGATAGCATAAGTGGTATTGCATCACAATCTATTACAGTAAACGGTGAAGAGTACGAAAAAGGTGACCTGTTCTCTCTTGATCAACCAGGAGATTATACAGTGAAAGTGGAAGTAACAGACCATGCTGGTTGGCAAACGACAGTGGAAAAACAATTTACAGTTTATATTCCTGCTGACGTTAAAGTATTGTCGGGCTCTAATAATGGTAAAAGTTCAAATGATAAAGGGAAGAAGCCAAATCAAGGAAATGGGAATAATGGAATCTTTAATGTAAAAGTGTCCATTAGTGAAGAGTTTGAACCAGGATTTGAACTTACAACTGTAACTGTTAATGGAGTTAATGCTGTGGCCCAAAATGAAGGGAACGAACAACTAGCTAATCAAGGGAAATTTAAATTTGCCCGAAAAGATTTTGGTTGGAGTGTCATTCAAGGACAGAACAAAGCAAATAACTCTAATTATGAGGAAGTACAAGTAGAGTTCCGCGGATACAATACCGAAGGTCATTTAGTTATAGGTAGCACTACAATCTACGTTAAATAAATAAAAAAGAGGAAATCTATTTAGTAGATTTCCTCTTTTTTTCTAAATGCGCCTCTCAACTATAAAAAAATGCAAACAATTACCGATATATATTATATAGACACGAGGGGATGACGCTTATGGAAGTTTCTAATATATTATCCAAGGCAAACGTTAATACAATAATATTAGAGAATTCAAATATAAGTAAATCGGTTGAACGAGAACAGAGTCAAGAAATAATTGATGTCGAAAAGGTTCGTCAAATTGTTGAAACGTTAAATGAATTTCTAAAGCCTACTCACACATCAGTGAAATATAATTTACATGAACAATTGAATGATTACTATGTTACAGTGATAGATTCTGAAACAAACGCTGTAATAAAAGAAATTCCATCTAGGAAAATTTTAGATATATATGCTTCGATGATTGAGCGTATGGGTTTAGTAGTAGACGAAAAGATATAGGAGGTCGCAATCATGAGAATTGGTGGTTTAGCAACGGGAATGGATATTGATTCAATAGTAAGAAACTTAATGCAGGCAGAACGTATTCCCTTAACAAAGCTCTCACAGGATCGGCAGCTTTTAGAGTGGAAAAGGGATGAATACCGAAATATGAACTCTCTTTTATTGAACTTCCGACAGAATTTAACGGATATGCGTATGACATCTAGTTACCGTGCACGTACAGTAACATCTTCAAATGAGAATCTCGTATCCGCAACGGTCTCAAGTTCAGCAGATCAAACATCTTACACAATTTCATCTGTGAGTCAGTTAGCATCTGCAGCATCGAAAGTAAATGGTGGAAGCGTCTTTACGGACACGTCCGTGGATACAAAAAAAAGCTTATATCAATTAACCGGTGAATTTTCAAACCAAGACTGGACATGGAATTCAGGGAGTGTTGAAAAGAAAACAATATCTGTAGATGCAGCAAGTGATACTTTCTCTCTAGAATTAGCAGATGGTATTCAAATGAAAAATGCGGATACAGAGATGAGTGTAAAGGTAAACGGAAAATCGTATGAGGTTGTGACAACTGGGACGCAAGCCGACCTTACTGATAATCAAGTTTTAGTAGATGATAACGGAAATCTAACGTTTAAAAATGAATTGTCTGCGGGATCTACCATTTCGGCAAATTACATTACAACGGGAAGAGTAGATACCTTTAACCCAACAGAGGATACACAAACGTTACAATTAACAAAAAAATCTATTGTTGAAGGTAGTGCTACCATAACTGTAGATGGCAATACAACTTATACCACGAATAATGGAGACGTATTAAATGACGCTAATGAAGTAGTAGGTTCTATTGACCATAATACTGGAGAAATTACGTTTGACGAAACGAAAGTAACTATTAAAGCTGGTTCAAATGTGGATGTAAGTTATGAGCAAAATTATACGAGCTTTAAAGTTGGCGCACATACTTCAAGTGGCTATAAAGAAGAGCTTTTTAATGTGGAAGGTTCGAGTACACTTTCGAATGTAACATCTCATGTAAATAACTCTGGTGTAGGCGTGAACATGTTTTACGATTCTGCTACCGGCCAAATGTCCATGACTCGTACAGAAACCGGTAACTATAATGGCTTAGATCCAAATGATGCAGATTATAGTGCTGCTGATCATGATATTACTACTTCTGGTGATTTTATTAATAAAGGTTTACGTTTTGGTGGAGTAGAAGAAACAGGTGGTCAAAACGCAAAATTTACTATTAACGGTATGGAAACGGAACGCAAAACGAATACGTTTGATATGTCAGGTGTAACGTTTACGCTTAAACAAGCCTTTACTGATCAAAGTGTCGACATTACAGTTAATAATGATACACAATCCGTGGTTGATAAAATCAAAGGTTTTGTCGACATATACAACACATTAATAGGAAGCATCCAAGATAAAATCAATGAACCGAGATACCGTGATTATAAACCGCTGGGTGACGAAGAACGACAAGGTATGTCCGATAAACAAGCGGAGATGTGGGAAGAACGTGCTAGAAGCGGTATGCTAAGAAGAGACACTATACTAAGCGGTGCTTTAACAAGTATGCGAAATGATCTTTATTCAAGAGTGCAAGATGCTGATATACCGTCGGAATACCAACAATTAACCGGAATTGGTATAACCACGACTTCCAATTATCGTGAAGGCGGAAAACTTCAAATTAATGAGTCAAAATTAAAAGAAGCATTAGAAAATGATCCAGATGCTGTGGAAAAGTTATTTATGAATAAAGGTACCGGTAACGGTGACGAAGGAATCATTACAAGGTTGGCAGATACTGTTAGTGATACAATGTCTCGAATTACAGATCGTGCCGGAAACAGTTTCCGTACGAATGATCAATATTCCTTAGGAAGACAAATTAAAGATATGAACAACCGAATTCGTTCTTTTGAACAACGCTTAGTAAGTGTAGAGGATCGTTATTGGAATCAATTTACTGCGATGGAAAAGGCGATTCAACAAATGAACAGTCAATCGATGCAATTAATGCAACAATTTGGCGGCGGTATGATGATGTAATGATGAAAAAAAGGAGTGTTTTATTATAATGGCAAAACCAGCGTACGAAGTTTACCAAAACCAATCCATGAACACAGCATCACCTGGGGAGTTAACACTCAAACTATATAATGGCTGTTTAAAGTTTATAAAACTAGCTAAAGAAGGTATAGAAAACAAAGATTTTGAATTGAAAAATACTAACATACAGAAATCGCAACGTATTATACAGGAGTTAATGATTACACTTGATCCAAGTTATGAAATTACAAATGAAATGTTACCGCTGTATGAGTATATCCATCATCGTTTAATGGAAGCGAATGTGAACAACGACATTAAGGCGTTAGAGGAGGCTGCTGAGTTTGTTGCGGAATTCAGAGATGCGTGGAAACAAGTGCTACTCATCAACCGTAAAGCACAATATGGAGAGGGCGGGAAAGCTTAATGTCAGATGTCCAAAAACTCCACGAACTGACAACAAAACTCGCACAAAAAGTTAAAACTTACCAAAATGCTGAAGCCCGTGAGGAATCCATTACTGAAATCTTGTCACTGTTAGACGAACGAGAGGCCCTCATGCAGAAGCTCTCTCCTCCTTATACAGAGAAGGAGAAAGCACTCGGTCAGGAAATTGTGAAAATGAACGAGCAAATAGAAGAACAACTACAATTCTTCTTCACTCAATTAAAAGGGAATTTAAAACAAGTCCAACATCAAAAGCGTTCCAATAAAAAGTATGTGAATCCGTATGGGAACACCTCTACTTCCGACGGTATGTTTTTTGATAAACGAAACTAGGAGGATATATGGCAACTTTAAAAGAGGGCGAATTAACGTTTCTGAAAAAGTATAACGAATTATTAAATAGTATGGATGAGGGCTTCACTTTTCTTAGCGAAGTAACAGACTTTGAAGATGCTACTATTTCTACGGTATTTGCTGATTTGGTTCATGCTTTCCAACAACTAAATGTAAGCCACGAACAACTTATTTCGATCATAGAATGGAATGATTTCTCGCCGTTCCAAAAAGCTGTAGAAGCCATGTCTACATGGTTTGAAACAGCTGAGGAAAACAAACAAGAACTAGTAACGAATCATATTATACCAGCCTTTCAAGCTTGGCGACGTCCAATTCAGTTAAAGCTAAACCAATACCTTCAACATTAAATCGCATTCAGTGCGATTTTCTTTTTTGGTTAAATTATTTAATAATTCTAAAAATTCTGCTCGTTTAAAAAGGAATGTTGAAGGGCATCGTAGAATAACAATACATAAGAGCGAAAGGAGGAGCTTCATATGCAATACAACATTCGAGGCGAGAATATTGAGGTTACGAGCGCAATTCAGAGGTACGTCGAAAAAAAGATAGGTAAACTAGAACGATACTTCCATTCACCTGTCACTTCTGATGTACATGTTAATGTAAGTGTTTTTAATGAAAAACAGCGCATTGAAGTAACAATCCCGATGCAAGAATTACTCCTGCGTGCTGAAGAGGAACATGATGACCTTTACGCTGCTACTGATTTAGTCATCGATAAATTAGAGCGTCAAGTTCGAAAGCATAAAACGAAAATTAATCGGAA of the Salirhabdus salicampi genome contains:
- a CDS encoding OmpL47-type beta-barrel domain-containing protein, encoding TVELTATDNLSGVEKTYYSVNGSEFKEGTSFVVTEEGVNEVSFYSVDKAGNVEDANTVEVMLDKTPPVTESNVTDEWLKDDFTVELTATDNLSGVEKTYYSVNGSEFKEGTSFVVTEEGVNEVSYYSVDKAGNVEEANSVEVKIDKTAPVVIDGFEEEYELGQDIKLTYFAFDSISGIASQSITVNGEEYEKGDLFSLDQPGDYTVKVEVTDHAGWQTTVEKQFTVYIPADVKVLSGSNNGKSSNDKGKKPNQGNGNNGIFNVKVSISEEFEPGFELTTVTVNGVNAVAQNEGNEQLANQGKFKFARKDFGWSVIQGQNKANNSNYEEVQVEFRGYNTEGHLVIGSTTIYVK
- a CDS encoding OmpL47-type beta-barrel domain-containing protein, which translates into the protein YTNYYFRELPEGSYTYEVTSVSERFGESSEAATVTFDVIHPEMVEPENLSYLIRNGNDYLLRWDEVEYADTFKIYQVEDGERTLIDEREAKYTNYYFRELPEGSYTYEVTSVSERFGESSEAATVTFDVIHPEMVEPENLSYLIRNGNDYLLRWDEVEYADTFKIYQVEDGERTLIDEREAKYTSYYFRDLPEASYTYEVTSVSERFGESSEAATVTFDVIHPEMVEPGNLSYLIRNGNDYLLRWDEVEYANTYKIYQVNDGERTLVDERESKYTSYYFRDLPEGSYTYEVTSTSERFGESSEVATLTFDVVYPEMQKPINLKHVIRNGNDVILGWDEVEYADAYKIYHVEEGIKTLLEEREAKYTNYYIKALPEGNYTYEVTAISDRFGESNGAIEEVSIDFPEVEAPELMLKSVTDNNALLSWDEINNINEYYVYEVINEELHLIDTTDRTSYYVKDIEDGTHQYVVTAVHSRFGESKNSNTVEVEIISDITPPVTESNITEEWLNDQFMVDLTATDDKSGVDKTFYSVNGSEFKEGTSFVVTEEGVNEVSFYSVDKAGNVEDANTVE
- a CDS encoding flagellar protein FliT codes for the protein MSDVQKLHELTTKLAQKVKTYQNAEAREESITEILSLLDEREALMQKLSPPYTEKEKALGQEIVKMNEQIEEQLQFFFTQLKGNLKQVQHQKRSNKKYVNPYGNTSTSDGMFFDKRN
- the fliD gene encoding flagellar filament capping protein FliD, whose protein sequence is MRIGGLATGMDIDSIVRNLMQAERIPLTKLSQDRQLLEWKRDEYRNMNSLLLNFRQNLTDMRMTSSYRARTVTSSNENLVSATVSSSADQTSYTISSVSQLASAASKVNGGSVFTDTSVDTKKSLYQLTGEFSNQDWTWNSGSVEKKTISVDAASDTFSLELADGIQMKNADTEMSVKVNGKSYEVVTTGTQADLTDNQVLVDDNGNLTFKNELSAGSTISANYITTGRVDTFNPTEDTQTLQLTKKSIVEGSATITVDGNTTYTTNNGDVLNDANEVVGSIDHNTGEITFDETKVTIKAGSNVDVSYEQNYTSFKVGAHTSSGYKEELFNVEGSSTLSNVTSHVNNSGVGVNMFYDSATGQMSMTRTETGNYNGLDPNDADYSAADHDITTSGDFINKGLRFGGVEETGGQNAKFTINGMETERKTNTFDMSGVTFTLKQAFTDQSVDITVNNDTQSVVDKIKGFVDIYNTLIGSIQDKINEPRYRDYKPLGDEERQGMSDKQAEMWEERARSGMLRRDTILSGALTSMRNDLYSRVQDADIPSEYQQLTGIGITTTSNYREGGKLQINESKLKEALENDPDAVEKLFMNKGTGNGDEGIITRLADTVSDTMSRITDRAGNSFRTNDQYSLGRQIKDMNNRIRSFEQRLVSVEDRYWNQFTAMEKAIQQMNSQSMQLMQQFGGGMMM
- the hpf gene encoding ribosome hibernation-promoting factor, HPF/YfiA family; protein product: MQYNIRGENIEVTSAIQRYVEKKIGKLERYFHSPVTSDVHVNVSVFNEKQRIEVTIPMQELLLRAEEEHDDLYAATDLVIDKLERQVRKHKTKINRKFRQQGAPKYVLAELENEAFQRIQREEEHEENIEIVRTKRFDLKPMDSEEAVLQMDMLGHSFYVFTNAETGDTNVVYRRKDGRYGLIEPS
- the fliS gene encoding flagellar export chaperone FliS, which translates into the protein MAKPAYEVYQNQSMNTASPGELTLKLYNGCLKFIKLAKEGIENKDFELKNTNIQKSQRIIQELMITLDPSYEITNEMLPLYEYIHHRLMEANVNNDIKALEEAAEFVAEFRDAWKQVLLINRKAQYGEGGKA
- the flaG gene encoding flagellar protein FlaG, which codes for MEVSNILSKANVNTIILENSNISKSVEREQSQEIIDVEKVRQIVETLNEFLKPTHTSVKYNLHEQLNDYYVTVIDSETNAVIKEIPSRKILDIYASMIERMGLVVDEKI